Proteins from one Fibrobacter sp. genomic window:
- a CDS encoding glycine--tRNA ligase, with protein sequence MAKKVQDALKDIISLCKRRGFIFPGSEIYDGLANTWDYGPYGVELKRNIKNLWWKKFVTSRKDVLGLDSSILLNPRVWKASGHVGNFSDPLVDCLACHERFRADHLLEEKLGDGCCAGKNFDQIAEMMVENKIECPSCGKTEFTKPRAFNLMFQTEIGVIEGEGNKVYLRPETAQGIFVDFKNIVDNVRPRIPFGVGQIGKSFRNEITPGNFIFRTREFEQMELEFFCEPGTELDWYNFWRKYCFNWLIKDLGVNESKLRLREHAKEELSHYSNGTTDVEYEFPFGWGELWGIASRTNFDLTAHQNESKVKQEYNDQVNNKRYVPYVVEPSLGVERLLLVLLCDAYEVQKLENDERTVLHFDPKVAPVKVAVLPLVKKGQVKAKAEELYEQLLQRWNVEYDETQSIGKRYRRQDELGTPFCVTVDFDTVGEGESDPAKLGYVTVRERDSMQQELVKIDELEAYLAAKLGC encoded by the coding sequence ATGGCAAAGAAAGTTCAAGACGCCCTCAAAGACATCATTTCCCTCTGCAAGCGCCGCGGTTTCATTTTCCCGGGTTCCGAAATTTATGACGGCCTGGCCAACACTTGGGACTACGGTCCGTACGGTGTTGAACTGAAGCGCAACATCAAGAACCTCTGGTGGAAGAAGTTCGTTACCAGCCGTAAGGATGTGTTGGGCCTCGACAGTTCTATTCTCTTGAACCCCCGCGTTTGGAAGGCTTCTGGCCACGTGGGTAACTTCTCTGACCCCCTGGTTGACTGCCTTGCTTGCCATGAACGTTTCCGCGCCGACCACCTGCTTGAAGAAAAGCTGGGTGACGGCTGCTGCGCCGGCAAGAACTTTGACCAGATTGCCGAAATGATGGTGGAAAACAAAATCGAATGCCCGAGCTGCGGCAAGACCGAATTCACCAAGCCCCGCGCATTTAACCTCATGTTCCAGACCGAAATCGGCGTTATCGAAGGTGAAGGTAATAAGGTTTACCTCCGTCCGGAAACCGCTCAGGGTATCTTCGTTGACTTCAAGAACATCGTTGACAACGTCCGCCCCCGCATCCCGTTTGGCGTAGGTCAGATCGGTAAGTCTTTCCGTAACGAAATTACCCCGGGTAACTTCATCTTCCGTACCCGCGAATTCGAACAGATGGAATTGGAATTCTTCTGCGAACCGGGCACCGAACTTGATTGGTACAACTTCTGGCGTAAGTACTGCTTCAACTGGCTCATCAAGGATCTGGGCGTGAACGAATCCAAGCTCCGCCTCCGCGAACATGCCAAGGAAGAACTTTCCCACTACTCTAACGGTACCACCGACGTCGAATACGAATTCCCGTTCGGTTGGGGCGAACTGTGGGGTATCGCAAGCCGTACCAACTTCGACTTGACTGCACACCAGAACGAATCCAAGGTTAAGCAGGAATACAACGACCAGGTGAACAACAAGCGCTATGTGCCTTACGTTGTGGAACCGTCTCTCGGTGTGGAACGTCTCTTGCTCGTTCTCCTCTGCGACGCTTACGAAGTCCAGAAGCTCGAAAACGACGAACGTACCGTTCTCCACTTCGACCCGAAGGTTGCTCCGGTGAAGGTTGCCGTTCTGCCTCTCGTCAAGAAGGGCCAGGTCAAGGCTAAGGCCGAAGAACTTTACGAACAGCTGCTCCAGCGCTGGAACGTGGAATACGACGAAACTCAGTCCATCGGTAAGCGTTACCGCCGTCAGGACGAACTGGGTACTCCGTTCTGCGTCACCGTCGACTTCGACACCGTTGGCGAAGGCGAATCTGATCCGGCAAAGCTTGGCTACGTTACCGTCCGTGAACGTGACTCCATGCAGCAGGAACTGGTGAAGATCGACGAACTGGAAGCATACCTGGCTGCAAAGCTGGGCTGTTAA
- a CDS encoding tRNA-dihydrouridine synthase family protein, which produces MSRKILPVHFAPLQGFTECAYRQAHFLYAGGISAYYTPFLRVEKGEARAKELRDLQQDLDFIKSRQTNTCHCENQAYNTSDEEAPRFYNVVPQVICRDTSEFCILVDAIQKLKQDCGFAPDEVFPQIDINMGCPFPMQAKSGRGSGLLPRVEIVREILEEVTNRAPLKFSIKMRLGYTSPEECLALLPLLNEATLTHITMHPRLGVQQYKGALDFDAFQRFYEGCKHPVIFNGDITCIKDIQAIADRFPNLKGIMIGRGLLANPALATQYQSKETSDSAPLQALLKIHNSILEDYRKRLQGDAQVLDKIRPFWTYAVEAAQDPSRGQSDIPKRTIKKIAKARNLSDYLNAVKELG; this is translated from the coding sequence ATGAGTCGTAAGATTTTGCCCGTACACTTTGCTCCCCTACAGGGTTTTACTGAATGCGCTTACCGCCAAGCGCATTTTTTGTATGCCGGAGGAATCTCCGCTTATTACACCCCCTTCCTCCGAGTGGAAAAAGGGGAAGCCCGAGCCAAGGAACTGCGGGATCTACAGCAAGACCTGGATTTTATAAAGAGCAGGCAAACCAACACCTGCCATTGCGAGAACCAGGCGTACAATACAAGCGATGAAGAAGCCCCTCGTTTCTACAACGTCGTGCCTCAAGTTATTTGTCGCGATACCTCTGAATTTTGCATTCTTGTAGACGCTATCCAAAAGCTGAAACAGGACTGCGGATTTGCCCCCGACGAAGTATTCCCGCAGATTGACATCAACATGGGCTGCCCCTTCCCTATGCAGGCGAAATCTGGCCGCGGTTCCGGGCTGCTCCCGCGAGTTGAAATCGTCCGCGAAATTCTAGAGGAAGTAACAAATCGCGCGCCCTTAAAATTCAGCATCAAGATGCGTCTAGGATACACCTCCCCCGAGGAATGCCTCGCCCTGCTGCCCCTGTTGAACGAAGCGACTCTCACCCACATTACCATGCACCCGCGGTTAGGCGTCCAGCAGTACAAGGGTGCTCTTGATTTCGACGCCTTCCAGAGGTTCTACGAAGGATGCAAACATCCCGTAATCTTCAACGGCGACATCACCTGCATTAAAGATATTCAGGCCATCGCAGACCGCTTTCCAAACCTCAAAGGAATCATGATCGGCCGCGGCCTGCTGGCCAATCCCGCATTGGCAACGCAATACCAATCCAAGGAAACTAGCGATTCAGCCCCACTCCAAGCGCTTCTGAAAATCCACAACTCCATTCTAGAAGATTACCGCAAGCGCCTCCAAGGCGACGCCCAAGTCCTGGACAAGATTCGCCCCTTCTGGACTTACGCCGTAGAAGCTGCGCAGGACCCCTCCCGCGGCCAATCAGACATACCCAAACGTACCATAAAGAAAATCGCCAAGGCCAGAAACCTTAGCGATTATTTGAATGCCGTAAAAGAACTGGGCTAA
- a CDS encoding peptidoglycan DD-metalloendopeptidase family protein translates to MNLKTIVTLCILPLTLWANDTQAIPQMTNTEPQVTEVKTIAEIAKPDSITESEFSGNPAIDSVDAGNIDAPASEIAASPITENAVAATDTESVVQEGSNQNVVDSQKTDEVAIAESEADSTEADDEKEMSQEEADAELAAAMGPADSSATDNSSKLVLDMTKAVIPTESRRIAGPYGIRTYRMHRGVDLGLCHGEDRTIVAAFPGKVKLVRNQGRRRGYGKYVIIDHGNGLTTLYAHLASWKVNIGDEVQAGDTIGIGGNTGRSFGAHLHFEMKYNGVYIDPTTVFNFQEGTYLAANTEIEQSQIQAVEDEYQKELSKHRYYKVRRGDCLGKIARKYGISITRLKQLNKIKGNMIRPGQVLRCS, encoded by the coding sequence ATGAATTTAAAGACGATCGTTACACTCTGTATCCTGCCGCTGACCCTGTGGGCCAACGACACCCAGGCCATCCCGCAGATGACCAATACAGAACCGCAAGTCACAGAAGTCAAAACTATCGCAGAAATTGCCAAACCGGATTCCATTACCGAAAGCGAATTTTCTGGCAATCCGGCCATCGACTCCGTGGATGCTGGCAACATAGACGCTCCCGCATCTGAAATTGCAGCCTCCCCTATTACTGAAAATGCAGTCGCCGCTACAGATACAGAATCTGTAGTTCAGGAAGGTTCTAATCAGAATGTAGTCGACAGCCAAAAAACAGATGAAGTGGCCATTGCAGAATCCGAAGCCGACAGCACCGAGGCCGACGACGAAAAGGAAATGTCCCAGGAAGAAGCTGACGCAGAACTGGCCGCTGCCATGGGTCCTGCAGATTCCTCTGCAACCGACAATAGCAGCAAGCTTGTTCTGGACATGACCAAGGCCGTGATTCCCACAGAAAGCCGCCGCATTGCAGGGCCATACGGAATCCGCACCTACCGCATGCATCGTGGCGTAGACCTGGGCCTGTGCCATGGCGAAGACCGCACCATCGTGGCGGCATTCCCGGGCAAAGTCAAGCTGGTTCGCAACCAGGGCCGCCGTCGCGGTTATGGTAAGTACGTCATTATTGATCACGGCAACGGCCTTACAACCCTTTACGCTCATTTAGCCAGCTGGAAGGTGAACATCGGTGACGAAGTCCAGGCCGGCGATACCATCGGTATTGGCGGCAACACAGGTCGTTCTTTCGGCGCACACCTGCACTTCGAAATGAAGTACAACGGCGTCTACATCGACCCTACAACCGTCTTCAATTTCCAGGAAGGCACTTACTTGGCTGCCAATACTGAAATCGAGCAGTCTCAAATTCAGGCTGTGGAAGACGAATACCAAAAAGAACTTTCCAAGCACCGCTACTACAAGGTTCGTCGTGGCGACTGCCTGGGTAAAATCGCACGCAAGTACGGAATTTCCATTACCCGTCTTAAGCAGCTGAACAAGATCAAGGGCAACATGATCCGCCCGGGTCAGGTGCTGCGCTGTTCTTAA
- a CDS encoding chloride channel protein translates to MSQFIKRFNKFLVVNGYMPKIFLAAWIGFVTGLVAVAFHYSLGLATHLVRIPWTGENALPWWTFAIMPAIGGLIVGVIIYVIAKAPETAGQGTDNMIKSFHHEGGKIRKRVAPVKFLTSIITLATGGSAGYEGPISQIGSGVASTVCHGFKMPQSLRRQFTLAGTAAGLGSIFKAPLAGALTSVEVLYREDFESNAFATSIVSSVVAFTVYIAFVGTEPAIAGVPVFPFANTVELICCALLGILCFPFSYLYVRCYSESETRFARWNVPNWIKPAIGGLMISVIVLAYPEVAGGGFEFIGEVMGAMMPHSIWGVLLLLGIVLAKIVATGLTVGSGGSGGVFGPSLFIGGVLGAAFAGACELIAPDAIREPEMFILVGMAAFFAGAAKAPIAGVVMVCEMTGSYSLLPGLLIAAVMHIAFSRPWSIYKSQVQNKFASPAHRGDMDVDVLRVTAVGDVIEHCEMKTLRAEDSLGDVLKDIEVDYVYPVYEGTSRTPAGLSVAHEQTGNYIGLLDMSIVKNAYISSPDLIQHLLISDCTVKAPMLIDTMDLHSALNIFIRTSINELCVKNHKGEVIGVLSHSAIFKAYDKIVKQEIA, encoded by the coding sequence ATGTCGCAGTTCATCAAAAGATTCAACAAGTTCCTGGTAGTCAACGGCTATATGCCGAAGATTTTCCTGGCGGCGTGGATTGGATTTGTGACTGGCCTGGTGGCAGTGGCTTTCCATTATAGCTTGGGCCTTGCCACCCACTTGGTTCGAATTCCCTGGACAGGGGAGAATGCTTTACCCTGGTGGACTTTTGCCATAATGCCTGCTATTGGCGGGTTGATTGTGGGCGTCATCATCTATGTTATCGCCAAGGCTCCCGAAACGGCGGGGCAGGGTACCGACAACATGATCAAGTCGTTCCATCACGAGGGTGGCAAGATTCGTAAGCGCGTTGCTCCAGTTAAGTTCTTGACCAGCATTATTACCTTGGCCACTGGCGGTAGCGCCGGCTACGAAGGACCCATTTCCCAGATTGGTTCTGGGGTGGCCTCCACGGTTTGTCATGGTTTTAAGATGCCTCAGTCTCTGCGTCGACAGTTTACCTTGGCGGGAACTGCAGCTGGCTTGGGTTCCATATTTAAGGCTCCGCTGGCGGGTGCGTTGACCTCTGTGGAGGTTCTTTACCGCGAAGACTTTGAATCCAACGCGTTTGCAACTTCTATTGTTTCTTCTGTTGTCGCTTTTACGGTGTATATAGCCTTTGTGGGAACGGAGCCTGCCATTGCGGGTGTTCCTGTGTTCCCTTTTGCAAATACGGTGGAACTGATTTGCTGCGCCCTCCTTGGAATTTTATGTTTCCCGTTTTCCTATTTGTATGTGCGCTGCTATAGTGAATCCGAGACTCGCTTTGCCCGCTGGAATGTGCCCAATTGGATTAAACCTGCTATTGGCGGCCTGATGATTTCTGTAATTGTGCTGGCTTACCCCGAAGTGGCTGGTGGCGGTTTTGAATTCATCGGCGAAGTGATGGGGGCCATGATGCCTCATTCCATTTGGGGGGTCTTATTGCTGCTGGGTATTGTGCTGGCAAAGATCGTGGCAACGGGTCTTACCGTAGGTTCTGGCGGCTCGGGCGGTGTTTTTGGCCCGTCTCTATTTATCGGTGGTGTGCTGGGAGCGGCTTTTGCAGGTGCGTGTGAACTGATTGCTCCCGATGCCATACGTGAACCGGAAATGTTTATTTTGGTTGGAATGGCGGCGTTCTTTGCAGGGGCGGCCAAGGCTCCCATCGCAGGTGTGGTCATGGTTTGCGAAATGACGGGTAGCTACAGCTTGCTTCCGGGTCTTCTCATCGCTGCCGTGATGCATATTGCCTTCTCTAGACCTTGGAGTATTTACAAGAGCCAGGTCCAGAACAAGTTCGCATCTCCAGCCCATCGTGGGGATATGGATGTAGATGTTCTTCGCGTGACCGCAGTGGGGGACGTTATTGAACATTGCGAAATGAAGACGCTTCGTGCAGAAGATTCCTTGGGGGATGTGCTGAAGGATATTGAAGTGGATTACGTTTATCCTGTTTACGAGGGGACCTCTCGAACACCAGCAGGTTTATCTGTAGCCCATGAACAAACGGGGAATTACATAGGGCTTTTGGATATGTCCATTGTGAAGAACGCCTACATTTCTTCACCGGACTTGATTCAGCATCTGTTGATTTCTGACTGTACGGTGAAGGCTCCCATGCTCATTGATACCATGGATCTGCATTCCGCCTTGAATATCTTTATCCGCACCTCGATAAACGAATTGTGCGTGAAGAATCACAAGGGCGAAGTTATTGGCGTTTTAAGCCATAGCGCGATTTTTAAGGCTTACGACAAGATTGTAAAACAGGAAATTGCTTAG